A portion of the Chaetodon trifascialis isolate fChaTrf1 chromosome 7, fChaTrf1.hap1, whole genome shotgun sequence genome contains these proteins:
- the c7h7orf78 gene encoding putative uncharacterized protein C7orf78 homolog, giving the protein MGPRGLLPPLSSVCFEDKIKFSASQKLSVARSKCFRVCEAESQSDVWSIKPPDFSVKMYRSLSVPQTKGRKTHSNVAVPQPDETKRRTGIFLEKLLHESYRREDPPEFITSHRPLDALQSELTFVRTGKYHSGPYRNPKPHDFRPLDEDLPDIVTTYERDPGNLKLKLKHLDIIGTTRSEADFTLRDIKTRMDTHKPAEARWDVRLKLPEPPWPPKSASYTRHGRRRGVYSAFLDRVEDKLSRSWKNTS; this is encoded by the exons ATGGGCCCGCGTGGCTTGTTACCTCCGCTGTCATCAGTCTGCTTTGAAGATAAAATTAAATTCTCTGCAAGTCAGAAACTCTCTGTTGCAAGAAGCAAATGTTTCAGAGTCTGTGAGGCTGAGAGTCAAAGCGACGTGTGGAGCATCAAGCCACCAGACTTCTCTGTTAAGATGTACAGATCTCTGTCAGTGCCTCAAACGAAAGGCAGAAAGACGCATTCAAATGTAGCTGTACCTCAGCCTGatgaaacaaagaggagaacTGGAATTTTTCTAGAAAAGCTTTTACATGAGAGTTACCGAAGAGAAGATCCACCAGagttcatcacatcacacaggccTCTTGATGCTCTGCAGTCTGAGCTGACCTTCGTCCGGACAGGGAAGTACCATTCTGGACCTTACAGGAACCCCAAACCTCACGACTTCAGACCG CTTGATGAGGACCTTCCAGACATCGTTACTACATATGAGAGAGATCCTGGTAACCTCAAATTAAAACTAAAGCACCTGGACATCA ttGGGACCACCAGATCTGAGGCAGACTTTACATTAAGGGACATCAAGACAAGGATGGACACCCATAAACCTGCAGAGGCCAGATGGGATGTGAGGCTCAAACTCCCAGAGCCACCCTGGCCTCCAAAATCAGCCTCCTATACT AGACATGGACGAAGAAGAGGAGTGTACAGCGCCTTCTTGGACCGTGTGGAGGACAAACTCTCAAGATCATGGAAAAACACATCCTGA
- the arl4aa gene encoding ADP-ribosylation factor-like 4aa: protein MGNRLSEQPSLISGIPFFQSFHIAILGLDSAGKTTVLYRLQFNEFVNTVPTRGFNAEKVKLSLGGHRTGTFHFWDVGGQEKLRPLWKSYTRCTDGIIFVVDSVDAERMEEAKTELHKIAKTSENQGVPLLVVANKQDLRHSLGLAEIEKLLALKELGPATPWHLQPACAIIGDGLREGLERLHDMILKRRKVLRQQKKKR, encoded by the coding sequence ATGGGGAACAGATTGTCAGAGCAACCTAGCCTCATCTCAGGCATCCCCTTCTTCCAGTCGTTCCACATCGCCATCCTCGGGCTGGACTCGGCAGGGAAGACCACCGTTCTGTACAGACTGCAGTTCAATGAGTTTGTGAACACGGTGCCCACCAGAGGGTTCAATGCGGAGAAGGTCAAACTATCTCTGGGCGGCCACAGGACTGGGACGTTCCACTTCTGGGATGTAGGCGGCCAGGAGAAGCTTCGCCCCCTGTGGAAGTCGTACACGCGATGCACGGACGGCATCATTTttgtggtggactctgtggatgCAGAGCGCATGGAGGAGGCCAAGACCGAGCTCCATAAAATCGCCAAAACCTCCGAAAACCAGGGGGTGCCGCTGTTGGTGGTGGCCAACAAGCAGGACTTGAGGCACTCTTTGGGACTCGCTGAAATTGAGAAATTGCTGGCGCTGAAAGAACTGGGCCCTGCAACTCCCTGGCACCTGCAGCCAGCCTGCGCCATCATAGGCGACGGACTCAGGGAGGGCCTGGAGAGACTCCATGACATGATCCTGAAAAGGAGAAAGGTGCTCcggcagcagaagaaaaagagataA